The Cucumis melo cultivar AY chromosome 6, USDA_Cmelo_AY_1.0, whole genome shotgun sequence genome includes a region encoding these proteins:
- the LOC127150062 gene encoding cytochrome c biogenesis CcmF C-terminal-like mitochondrial protein, which translates to MPCEHLNFEPLTFSREAKLERIEQMVQLNNFFFFITSMVVPRGTAAPVLFQWFVSRDVPTGAPSSNGTIIPIPISLFPLLVYLHSRKFIRSMDGAKSGVLVRASRPILLPDIIGRSSSETRARKASFRFLPLIHFLLLSSKGDFSYFSSFCGVLCLLFFRTLFSLPRHSSAKRERARRRKGQRLRPLFIEAGNEQGLNSKMRCSGHPHLERRVSGFGPVAFPVRPSSGGACVGGVLPEIGLEALALPTSRQLMALGHDYYQKAPMKIHISHGGVCIFILGVLLSCDLVAYVRPVGPRLLFFQGGRREL; encoded by the coding sequence ATGCCTTGCGAACACTTGAATTTTGAGCCTCTCACCTTCTCTAGAGAAGCGAAACTCGAACGGATAGAGCAGATGGTCCAACTaaataactttttctttttcattactTCCATGGTCGTGCCTCGTGGCACGGCAGCACCCGTACTATTTCAATGGTTTGTCAGTAGAGATGTTCCCACAGGTGCCCCTTCTTCCAATGGTACTATAATTCCTATTCCTATCTCTTTATTCCCTCTTTTGGTCTATCTACATTCCAGGAAATTCATACGCTCCATGGACGGAGCAAAAAGTGGAGTCTTGGTCAGAGCAAGCCGCCCTATTCTATTACCAGACATAATTGGGAGAAGCTCATCCGAAACTCGAGCTAGAAAGGCCTCATTTCGTTTCCTTCCCCTTATtcatttccttcttctttcatcCAAGGGAGACTTCTcctatttttcatctttctgCGGTGTGCTCTGTTTACTATTCTTTCGTACTCTCTTCTCTTTACCACGCCATAGTTCAGCGAAGCGTGAGCGGGCGCGGAGAAGGAAAGGCCAAAGACTCagacctttgttcattgaggcggggAATGAGCAAGGACTCAATTCCAAGATGAGGTGCTCCGGGCACCCCCATTTAGAAAGAAGGGTCTCAGGTTTTGGGCCTGTAGCTTTCCCCGTCCGCCCTTCGTCGGGTGGTGCTTGTGTGGGGGGTGTGCTACCAGAAATCGGGCTTGAAGCTCTCGCCTTACCAACGAGCCGACAGCTGATGGCTCTTGGTCACGACTACTACCAAAAAGCTCCAATGAAGATTCATATTTCACATGGAGGAGTGTGCATCTTTATCTTGGGTGTTCTTCTGTCGTGCGACCTGGTGGCTTATGTGCGACCTGTGGGCCCACGCCTCCTATTTTTTCAGGGCGGGCGGCGTGAACTCTGA